The segment gacccccccccaagAATTTAGGGCCCCCCCAAGGACTTAGGGCCCCCCCCACGGACTTAGGGGGCACCCCAAAGGACTTAGGGACCTTTCCCAGGACTTAGGAACCCCCCCAAAAGGATTTAGGGGGCACCCCAAAGGATTTAGGGGACCCCCCCGAATTTAGGGGACGCCCCCCACAAGAATTTAGGGCCCCCCCAAGGACTTAGGGCCCCCCCCAAGGACTTAGGGGGCACCCCAAAGGACTTAGGGACCTTTCCCAGGACTTAGGAACCCCCCCAAAAGGATTTAGGGGGCACCCCAAAGGATTTAGGGGACCCCCCCGAATTTAGGGGACGCCCCCCCAAGAATTTAGGGCCCCCCCAAGGACTTAGGGCCCCCCCCAAGGACTTAGGGGGCACCCCAAAGGACTTAGGGACCTTTCCCAGGACTTAGGAACCCCCCCAAAAGGATTTAGGGGGCACCCCAAAGGATTTAGGGGACCCCCCCGAATTTAGGGGACGCCCCCCCAAGAATTTAGGGCCCCCCCAAGGACTTAGGGCCCCCCCCAAGGACTTAGGGGGCACCCCAAAGGACTTAGGGACCTTTCCCAGGACTTAGGAACCCCCCCAAAAGGATTTAGGGGGCACCCCAAAGGATTTAGGGGACCCCCCCGAATTTAGGGGACGCCCCCCCAAGAATTTAGGGCCCCCCCCAAGGACTTAGGGCCCCCCCCAAGGACTTAGGGGGCACCCCAAAGGACTTAGGGACCTTTCCCAGGACTTAGGAACCCCCCCAAAAGGATTTAGGGGGCACCCCAAAGGATTTAGGGGACCCCCCCGAATTTAGGGGACCCCCCCACAAGAATTTAGGGCCCCCCCAAGGACTTAGGGCCCCCCCCAAGGACTTAGGGGGCACCCCAAAGGACTTAGGGACCTTTCCCAGGACTTAGGAACCCCCCCAAAAGGATTTAGGGGGCACCCCAAAGGATTTAGGGGACCCCCCCCGAATTTAGGGGACCCCCCCACAAGAATTTAGGGCCCCCCCAAGGACTTAGGGCCCCCCCCAAGGACTTAGGGGGCACCCCAAAGGACTTAGGGACCTTTCCCAGGACTTAGGAACCCCCCCAAAAGGATTTAGGGGGCACCCCAAAGGATTTAGGGGACCCCCCCGAATTTAGGGGACGCCCCCCCAAGAATTTAGGGCCCCCCCAAGGACTTAGGGCCCCCCCCCAAGGACTTAGGGGGCACCCCAAAGGACTTAGGGACCTTTCCCAGGACTTAGGAACCCCCCCAAAAGGATTTAGGGGGCACCCCAAAGGATTTAGGGGACCCCCGGGGATTTgggggaccccccccggggatttcggggaccccccccccgccccgcgtACCTGCGGGGCGCCCGCTCGCCCTCGCCGTGGGGCTCGTCGCCCTCGCCCTGCATGTCGGGCACGGCGGCCACCAGGTCCTTGAGGAAGTCgaactgctgctccagctcGATGCACTGCTTCCTGGGGGCGGGGCCTCAGCAGGACACGCCCCCCAAAACGGGGGGGGCCCCACAAGCCCCGCCCCCAACCCCAGGCCACACCCCCCGGGGCAACAAGCGCCGCCTCCCGCCCCCCTGACCCACAGGGGGCGGTGAGGGgcagtggggaaactgaggcacggggcggggggaaggggatgggagcGTTGGGCGTTAGCGGCACCGGCACCCAGGGGACCTCGGGGACACCTCAATGGCACCCAGGGGACACCTCAATGACACCCTggggaccttggggacaccTCAACGGCACCCGGGGACACCTCAATGGCACCCAggggaccttggggacaccTCAATGGCACCCTGGGGATGTTGGGGACACCTCAATGGCACCCAAGAGACCTTGGGAACACGTTctcagcaccctggggaccttggggacaccTCAACGGCACCCAGGGGACACCTCAACGGCACCCTggggaccttggggacaccTCAATGGCACCCAGGGGACACCTCAATGGCACCCTggggaccttggggacaccTCAACGGCACCCAGGGGACACCTCAATGACAACCAAGGGACCTTGGGGACACCTCAATGGCACCCTGGGGATGTTGGGGACACCTCAATGGCACCCAAGAGACCTTGGGAACACGTTctcagcaccctggggaccttggggacaccTCAACGGCACCCAGGGGACACCTCAACGGCACCCTggggaccttggggacaccTCAACGGCACCCAGGGACACCTCAACGGCACCCAggggaccttggggacaccTCAACGGCACCCAGGGGACACCTCAACGGCACCCAggggaccttggggacaccTCAACGGCACCCAGGGGACACCTCAATGGCACCCTggggaccttggggacaccTCAACGGCACCCAGGGGACACCTCAATGGCACCCTggggaccttggggacaccTCAACGGCACCCGGGGACACCTCAATGGCACCCTggggaccttggggacaccTCAACGGCACCCGGGGACACCTCAATGGCACCCTggggaccttggggacaccTCAACGGCACCCGGGGACACCTCAATGGCACCCTggggaccttggggacaccTCAACGGCACCCGGGGACACCTCAATGGCACCCTggggaccttggggacaccTCAACGGCACCCGGGGACACCTCAATGGCACCCTggggaccttggggacaccTCAACGGCACCCGGGGACACCTCAATGGCACCCTggggaccttggggacaccTCAACGGCACCCGGGGACACCTCAATGGCACCCTggggaccttggggacaccTCAACGGCACCCGGGGACACCTCAATGGCACCCTggggaccttggggacaccTCAACGGCACCCGGGGACACCTCAATGGCACCCTggggaccttggggacaccTCAACGGCACCCGGGGACACCTCAATGGCACCCTggggaccttggggacaccTCAACGGCACCCAGGGACACCTCAATGACAACCAAGGGACCTTGGGGACACCTCAATGGCACCCTGGGGATGTTGGGGACACCTCAATGGCACCCAAGAGACCTTGGGAACACGTTctcagcaccctggggaccttggggacaccTCAACGGCACCCAGGGGACACCTCAATGGCACCCTggggaccttggggacaccTCAACGGCACCCAGGGGACACCTCAATGGCACCCTGGGGACCCTGGGGACACCTCAACggcaccctggggacacctCAATGGCACCCAggggaccttggggacaccTCAACGGCACCCAGGGGACACCtcaatggcatcctggggaccttggggacaccTCCCTGGCACTCTGGGGACACCTCAATGGCACCCTGGGGATGTTGGGGACACCTCCCCggcaccctggggacacctCAATAGCACCCAAGGGACCCTGGGGACACCTCAACGGCACCCAGGGGACACCTCAATGGCACCCTggggaccttggggacaccTCAACAGCACCCAAGGGACACCTCCTCAGCACCCTGGGGATGTTGGAAATGCCTCCCTGGCACCCAGGGGACCTTGGGGACACGTCCCTCTCACCCAGAGGACATCGGGACACCTCAacagcaccctggggacacctCAATGGCACCCAGGGGACCTCGGGGACACCTCCCTGGCCCCCTGAGGACCACAGAGAGACCTCAACAGCACCCAAGGGACCCCGGGGACCCCCAGGGGACCTCGGGGACCCCCAggggaccttggggacaccCATGGACACCCAGGGGACCTCGGGGACCCCCAGGACCACCCAGGGGACCCCGGGGACCCCCAggggaccttggggacaccCAGAGGACCCCAGAGACACCCAAGGCACCTCGGTGACACCCATGGACACCCAggggaccttggggacaccCATGGACACCCCAGAGACACCCAAGGGACCTCGGGGACCCCCAGGGGACCTCGGGGACACCCATGGACACCCAggggaccttggggacaccCATGGACACCCCAGAGACACCCAAGGGACCTCGGGGACCCCCAGGGGACCTCGGGGACACCCATGGACACCCAGGGGACCTTGAGGACACCCATGGACACCCCAGAGACACCCAAGGGACCTCGGGGACCCCCAGGGGACCTCGGGGACACCCATGGACACCCAggggaccttggggacaccCATGGACACCCCAGAGACACCCAAGGGACCTCGGGGACCCCCAGGGGACCTCGGGGACACCCATGGACACCCAggggaccttggggacaccCATGGACACCCCAGAGACACCCAAGGGACCTCGGGGACCCCCAGGGGACCTCGGGGACACCCCTGGACACCCAGGGGACCTTGGGGACCCCCAGGGGACCCCAGAGACACCCAAGGGACCTCGGGGACCCCCAGGGGCCCTTGGGGACCCCCAGGGACACCCAGGGGACCTCGGGGACACCCATGGACACCCAGGGGACCTTGGGGACCCCCAGGGGACCCCAGAGACACCCAAGGGACCTCGGGGACCCCCATGGACACCCAGGGGACCCCATGGACACCCAGGGGACCTTGGGGACCCCCAGGGGACCCCAGAGACACCCAAGGGACCTCAGGGACCCCCAggggaccttggggacacccatggacacccaggggaccttggggacaccCATGGACACCCCAGAGACACCCAAGGGACCTCGGGGACCCCCAGGGGACCTCGGGGACACCCATGGACACCCAGGGGACCTTGGGGGACACCCATGGACACCCCAGAGACACCCAAGGGACCTCGGGGACCCCCAGGGGACCTCGGGGACACCCATGGACACCCAGGGGACCTTGCGGACCCCCATGGACACCCCAGAGACACCCAAGGGACCTCGGGGACCCCCAGGGGACCTCGGGGACACCCATGGACACCCAggggaccttggggacacccaggggacCCCAGAGACACCCAAGGGACCTCGGGGACCCCCAGGGGACCTCGGGGACACCCATGGACACCCAggggaccttggggacaccCATGGACACCCCAGAGACACCCAAGGGACCTCGGGGACCCCCAGGGGACCTCGGGGACACCCATGGACACCCAGGGGACCCCAGGGACACCCAGGGGACCTCGGGGACCCCCAGGGGATCTCGGGGACACCCATGGACACCCAggggaccttggggacaccCATGGACACCCCAGAGACACCCAAGGGACCTCGGGGACCCCCAGGGGACCTCGGGGACACCCATGGACACCCAggggaccttggggacacccaggggacCCCAGAGACACCCAAGGGACCTCGGGGACCCCCAGGGGACCTCGGGGACACCCATGGACACCCAGGGAACCTTGGGGACACCCATGGACACCCCAGAGACACCCAAGGGACCTCGGGGACCCCCAGGGGACCTCGGGGACACCCATGGACACCCAGGGGACCCCAGGGACACCCAGGGGACCTCGGGGACACCCATGGACACCCAggggaccttggggacacccaggggacCCCAGAGACACCCAAGGGACCTCGGGGACCCCCAGGGGACCTCGGGGACACCCATGGACACCCAGGGGACCTTGGGGACCCCCAGGGGACCCCAGAGACACCCAAGGGACCTCGGGGACCCCCAGGGGACCTCGGGGACACCCATGGACACCCAGGGGACCCCAGGGACACCCAAGGGACCTCGGAGACCCCCAGGGGACCTCGGGGACACCCATGGACACCCAGGGGACCTTGGGGACCCCCAGGGGACCCCAGAGACACCCAAGGGACCTCGGGGACCCCCAGGGGACCTCGGGGACACCCATGGACACCCAggggaccttggggacaccCATGGACACCCCAGAGACACCCAAGGGACCTCGGGGACCCCCAGGGGACCTCGGGGACACCCATGGACACCCAGGGGACATTGGGGACCCCCAGGGGACCCCAGAGACACCCAAGGGACCTCGGGGACCCCCAGGGGACCTCGGGGACACCCATGGACACCCaggggacattggggacacCCAAGGGACCTCGGGGACCCCCAGGGGACCTCGGGGACACCCATAGACACCCAggggaccttggggacacccaggggacCTCGGGGACACCCATGGACACCCAggggaccttggggacaccCAGAGGACCCCAGAGACACCCAAGGCACCTCGGGGACACCCATGGACACCCaggggacattggggacacCCATGGACACCCCAGAGACACCCAAGGGACCTCGGGGACCCCCAGGGGCCCTTGGGGACCCCCATGGACACCCAGGGGACCCCAGGGACACCCAGGGGACCTCGGGGACACCCATGGACACCCAGGGGACCTTGGGGACCCCCAGGGGACCCCAGAGACACCCAAGGGACCTCGGGGACCCCCAGGGGACCTCGGGGACACCCATGGACACCCAGGGGACTCCAGGGACACCCAGGGGACCCCAGAGACACCCAAGGCACCTCGGGGACACCCATGGACACCCAggggaccttggggacaccCATGGACACCCCAGAGACACCCAAGGGACCTCGGGGACCCCCAGGGGACCTCGGGGACACCCATGGACACCCAGGGGACCCCAGGGACACCCAGGGGACCTCGGGGACACCCATGGACACCCAGGGGACCTCGGGGACACCCCGGGGCCCTTGGGGACACCCCGGGGACCTCGGGGACACTCACAGGTGCGAGGTGGTCATGGTCTTGGCGTTGCGGGACTGGGTGACGTGGCACGCCTTGCGCAGCAGCGACTCCAGGAAGAGCTCCAGCGCCCGCGCTGCCCCGCTAAGGACCCCAAAAAGGGGACACGAGGGGACAGGGCcacctcccccccaccccccccctacccccgggggggtcccggtggcCTGGGGGTGGCCTGTCCCgtgaggggggtggggggacggggatgggaaggggaccgggacgggacggggacgggggtGGCACCCAGGGGGACAAGGAGGGGCCAGGGAGGGGACACGGTGGGGGCAcagtggggacagggaggggacaCCATGGGGACATGGAGGGGGACACAACAGGGATGAGAAGGGGACACGGAGGGGACACAACGGGGACACGGAGGGGACGTGGAGGGGACACAATGGGGACAAAGAAGGAACACGGACGGGACTCAGTGGGGACACGGAGGGGACACGGAGGGGACTCaacagggatggggaggggacacgggTGGGGACACAACGATGACACCGAGGGGACACAAATGGGGTACAGTGGGAACACGGACGGGACACCATTGGGGCACaatggggacggggaggggacACAACGGGGACATGGAGGGGACTCAGTGGGGACACcatggggacggggaggggacaccatggggatggggaggggacaagGAGGGGACACCATGGGGACAgcacggggatggggaggggacgCCATGGGGACAGAGAGGGGACAAGAAGGGGACTCAGTGGGGACACcacggggacggggaggggacACCATGGGGACACAACAGGGACATGGAGGGGACACAACAGAGGCAAGGAAGGGACTCAGTGGGGACACCGTGGGGACACctcagggatggggaggggacactGTGGAGACAAGGAGGGGACACTGTGGAGACAccttggggatggggaggggacaccgtggggacagggaggggacgAGAAGGGGACACCACGGGGATACcacggggatggggaggggacaccgtggggacagggacgggacAAGAAGGGGACACcacggggatggggaggggacaccgtggggacagggaggggacgAGAAGGGGACACCACGGGGACACcacggggatggggaggggacaccgtggggacagggagggaacAAGAAGGGGACACcacggggatggggaggggacaccaCGGGGACACCACGGGGATGTGGGGACACCGTGGGGACACCACGGGGACACcacggggacgtggggacaccgTGGGGACACCACGGGGACCCCGAAGGATACAGATGATGACGGGGACGGCGGCCGCCACCTTCCCGATCTCCTCGTCCGTCTGCATGATCTTCTTGATCCGCGCCTGGGGACCGCAGGGGACACTGAGGCACGGCCCCGCCCACCCCGAGCCAGGCCCCGCCCACCCCCCCGCCAGGCCCCGCCCACCCCCGAACCAGGCCCCGCCCCCCAAACCCAcagcccctcccctccccgagGGGATAAGCCCACACCTGGTGGGCTAGGCCACGCCCCCCAAACCACGCCCACCACCCAGCAGGCCACGCCCCCCGCCCCCACCGAGGAAACCACGCCCCCCCCCTCCGGCCGGGCCACGCCCACCAGACCACACCCCCTCTCCCGAAGCCACGCCCCTCCCGAGGCCCGTTGCTAGGGGCCCACCTgtccgctcccccccccccggttgCCATGGCACCCCGTTGCCGTGACGCCCGGTTGCCACGGAGACCCGTTGCCATGGCAACCGCCCTCCCCGCTTCCTCCAGGCCCCGCTTCCCCTCCCGGAGCCGGTTCCGGGCCCGGAGCCCACCACAGCGACCCCGGGACCCCCTCAGGGCCCCGGtttccccctcccagccccggtTCCCCCCTCGGGACCCCGCTTCCCCCCTCAAGGCCCCGGTTTCCCCCTCAAGGCCCCGGTTCCCCCCCTTCCAGGCCCCGTTCCCGGCCCGGttcccggccccggccccgctgacCGGCGGGAAGCGCGCgttgtatttcttcttcttgctCGGCATCGCCGCCACGaggcgccggccccgccgcttgtcgccgccgccgccccccccccgccgggccccggccccgctgggcCCCGCTGGGCCGCTCCCGCTCCCACCGCCGGACCCCGCTCCGCTGCGGCCTGCGCGCCCCGCCCCTTCCGCCGCTAGCCCCGCCCCTTCCGGCGCCGGGCGCTCCGCCGCTCTCCCCTCAGCGGCGAAGCCACGCCCCCTAGCAACGAACCCCCAGCAAACCACGCCCCCTCCTCTTAGACCACGCCCCCCCTCGGCGGCGGTGCTCCCATCACTCAGACCACGCCCTCCCCGCGTgaggccacgccccctcccgCAGAGCCCGCCCCCCCGCTGTCAATCAATCGAGCCCGGCGCTGGCATTGGGCCGTTTATttcggggaggggaggggttaaaaaggggcgggggggggcccgggggggttttggggtccccccccccgccctaaGGCACTTTTTAGAGAGGGGAGGGGCCGTGCTCGCGCGGGGGAAggggcggccccccccccggggctctcCCAGTGAGCCCCAGTGGCCTCTCAGTAGCTCCCAGTTCCAGCCCAGTCAGGCCCAGTAGCTCCCAGTtacccccagcagcccccagttacccccagcagctcccagttgCCCTCTAGCCCCCTCCCAGTTGCCCCCAGTAGCCCTTGAAGCTGCTCCAGTCCCTCCCAGTAACACTTTAAGCCCCCCCAGTTGCTCCCAGTAACCTGTCAAGCCCCCCCAGTTCCTCCCAGTGACTCCCAGCAGTCGAGGCCCCCCAGTAGCTCCCAGTAGCCCTTCAACCTTCTCCCAGTTGCTCCAAGTAGCCCTCTAAGCACCCCCAGTTGCTCCCAGTAACACTTTAACCCCCATCCCAGTTGCTCCCAGTATCCCTCTAAGTCCCTCCAGTAGCTCCCAGTAGCCCTTTAAGCCCCCCAGTTCCTCCCAGTAGCCCTTGAAGCTGCTCCAGTCCCTCCCAGTAACACTTTAAGCCCCCCCCAGTTGCTCCCAGTAACCAGTCAAGCCCCCCCAGTTGCTCCCAGCAGCCCTTTaagcccccccagcagccctttAACCCCCTCCCAGTTGCTCCCAGTGACTCCCAGTTGCCCCCGGCCGCCCTTCaccccccccagctgctccccaacccccccccttgccctcccagtccctcccagtgcctcccagttaGGTGGACGGGAACTGGCTGAGGAAGGCGCTGAAGTCCAGGTCCCCCAGGGAGGGCAGCGAGTCCtcggcgggcgggggggggccccccaaatccgggggggggggggcagatccggggggggggcccccccccggggggggccggggggggctggctCTGCACCAGCCGGGTGATGGCTTCGGGGTAGGACAGCAGCATGGCGGGGGGGGCGCCCCCCCCGACGGAGGGGGGGTCCCCGAAACCCgctgggaggggggggagctccccgaaccccccccccccggcggcggcgccggtgccgggggggggctcgggggggcccAGCAGGCGCTGGAGCTCGGCGGCGTCGATGGTGCCGAAGGGGGGGTCGTCCAGCAGCGCCCCTAAATCCAGGGGGGGGGGCGCCCCCCCCGGATCGGGGCCACCCCCGCCCCCCATTTCAgcgccgggggctgggggggggcccggcccccccTCGTCgaactgcagctgcagcagggcctcGGCCAGGGGCtccggggctgcggcgggggggggcaccccgaAAGGGAAgaggggggcgggggcggcccccAGCggggggagagctgggggggcAAGGGGGGAGGGGCAtaacttgggggggggggctcggatGTGCCCCCCCCATCTCTTTTTGACCTCCCCCCCTGCACTCCtttgcccccccaccccatatccacccccagaccccccccttTGCCCCCCCCATTAAATCCCCTCATttgccccccccggccccccccgtttccacccccagaccccccctTTTGCTGCCCCCAAACCCCATTAGCCCCCCCCCTccaattcccccccccccccccaaactcacccatgctgggggggggctggggggcctgggggggccgggagggcaCGGCGATgcgccgggggggccgcggctCCGAGGGCTCCaggccttggggggggggggggcaagagGGGTGTCAGCAACAGCGTCAGGACCCCAAATAGCCCCGAGAACCCAATACCCCCCCCCAGGaacccccaaaaccccccagGATCCCAAATACCCCCCCAAGAaacaagcccccccccccaaccccaaatACCCCCCAGGAACCCCAAATGCCCTCCCAGTACCCCAAAACACAGCCCCGGACCCCAAATACCTCCCCGGTAACCCCAAAACACCCCCCAgggccaccccccccccaggaccccaaACACCCCCCGAGGAACCCCAAAACATCCCCTAGGACCCCAAATACCCCCCAGGACTCCCAAATGACCCCCAAGACCCCAAATACCCCCCCGACACCACAAACACCCCCCCAACACCACAAATACCCCATAAAGTAACCCCAATAACCCCCTTGACatcccaacccccccccccaagaccccCACAGCCCCCTGTAGGTACCCCAACACCCCCCAAAAACCCcattaacccccccccccgccgcctccagCACCCCCTTAGCACCCCAAATACCCCCCTTcgcaccccaaatcccccccacGGTGGGGGGAGGGACCCAgatttgcccccccccccccccaagaccccaattccccccccccccagggaccccaTAAAGGGCTGTGGGACCCCCACCCCATATATCCCCCCCGGGACCCCACAACCTGGCAGCGGCGCCCGCTGGACGAAGGCGCGGAACGTCTCCCGCGTGCGCTTGCGCTTCTCCTCGATGCACTGCAGGTCCCCTGCGCCCAGTCCCCACCAGTACG is part of the Cygnus olor isolate bCygOlo1 unplaced genomic scaffold, bCygOlo1.pri.v2 scaffold_174_ctg1, whole genome shotgun sequence genome and harbors:
- the DRAP1 gene encoding dr1-associated corepressor — its product is MPSKKKKYNARFPPARIKKIMQTDEEIGKVAAAVPVIISRALELFLESLLRKACHVTQSRNAKTMTTSHLKQCIELEQQFDFLKDLVAAVPDMQGEGDEPHGEGERAPRRGRRPGTGRKNGGPGAKGKDPKQSGTDSEQEEDSEDSDSDAEEETPQPPPRTAPPQFRQAPPVPGLPGGLPGGLPPAPGPPRAPEEEEEDEDYDS
- the LOC121063300 gene encoding LOW QUALITY PROTEIN: transcription factor p65-like (The sequence of the model RefSeq protein was modified relative to this genomic sequence to represent the inferred CDS: deleted 1 base in 1 codon), whose protein sequence is EPPNPIRTPPKPRCRPAEDIEVLFRAEGWEAKGSFAAADVHRQVAIVFRTPPFRERALRQPVTVRMQLQRPSDRQRSPPLDFRYLPHQGDLQCIEEKRKRTRETFRAFVQRAPLPGLEPSEPRPPRRIAVPSRPPQAPQPPPSMALPPLGAAPAPLFPFGVPPPAAAPEPLAEALLQLQFDEGGPGPPPAPGAEMGGGGGPDPGGAPPPLDLGALLDDPPFGTIDAAELQRLLGPPEPPPGTGAAAGGGGFGELPPLPAGFGDPPSVGGGAPPAMLLSYPEAITRLVQSQPPPAPPGGGPPPRIAPPPPDLGGPPPPAEDSLPSLGDLDFSAFLSQFPST